The following nucleotide sequence is from Paenibacillus andongensis.
CGTAGTTATAGTCGTGGACAATCACGGCATTCTCCATCGCATCGCGAGAAAATCCGCGCATCCCGGATTGCCCGTCATAAATCCATCTGCGCAGCAGAACCGCCTGCAGCAGTGTGAACGTATAGTTGCCTAAGCGGCGATGTAGCTTCATGCCTTGAATTTGCCCTTTGAAGCGTGAGCCGAAGGTGTAGTCCGCGCGCCCGGCGATAATGGGCGCAAGGACATCGGGAATTTGCTCCGGCGGATACTCATTATCCGCATCAATCATGATGCCTATGTCTGCGCCTAGCAGGCAGCATTGCTTCAGCCCTTCACGAACGGCAGCGCCGAGCCCTTTATTGTGCGGGAACGACACAATGTGGTCGGCTCCCGCTGCCTCGCTGGCGGCGACCGTGCGGTCCTTGGACCCGTCGTCGATCACCAGCACCTCCACCTCATAATGAGGGTGGAAATCTCTCGGCACGCGGGCAATAACCCCGCTAATATTCTCTTCTTCGTTATGCGCAGGCATAAAAACGATGATTTTCTTCTTAGTCATGATGCTTGATTGCCTCCGTCAAGACAGGTCCGCGACTATGGCTAGGGAATGGCGCTCCCAGCAGATAAGCCAAAGTTGGAGCCATCGATACAAGGGAATGCTTTTCATCAATGCGATGGCCGGCCTCAATGGTCTTACCATGCAGGAAGAAAGGCACATAGCGCTCACCCTCATCCAAATGGCCATGTCCGCCAATCCCATCAGCCTGTCCGTGATCGGCACAAATGATGAGTGTCGTATTCTCCATCATGCCGCGCTCTTCAAGCCAGCCGACGAATTCTTCTATTAATTTATCGGCTTCTGCGATTTTTTGCGTGTAATCGTCATATAAAACACCTCGGCTGTGACCGGTTTGGTCAACACCAATCAATTGAGCAACGAGTAAATCCGGGTTTTGTTCGGCCATGATCTTCTTCGCCCGTTCGATAATATTACGATCCGCGACATCGTTATGCATCACAGCGGTCACACTTTCAACATCATCTCCCATGGAGTCGATTAAATGCGCTATTCCGAGCAGACGTCCTTTTTTACCAACCTTACGCAGCGAGTCAAAAATACTTTCAACCCGAATACCCAGCCTCCAAACCATATTGGAGCGAATACCGTGCTCGCGCGGGTAAGTACCCGTGAACATCGAAGAGAAACAGACCACGGTACGCGCAGGATACACAGTTTCCATTTGAGCATACTCCGTGCCTTCTGCTCGCAGTTTCTTCATAAATGGTGCATCGGCTTCTTCAAAGCGCTCTTTGCGCATTCCGTCCACGACAATCACAATAACCTTCTTGTTCAGCGCTTGCCCACCCGCTTGTACATCGCTTGAATCGCGTGTGTATGTAGGGATTTCGGCTGGTTTCCAGTCAAATATATACCAGTGGAGAATGAAGCTGTATATGAGCAAGCCGCCCACAAATAGAAGCCCCGTACCCACATCAGCGGAAACGCCTGCCTCAAACTGACGGTAATAATGATTCCATACGAAAAGCAGCAGCAAAAACTTTGGCATCTGCTCCTGCGCATTGCCGCTAGTTGAGTCACTATTTTTCAACACTAATTTCCAGAATCGTGTAAAATTCCACCAAGTCGTCCCAATTCGCAGATGATAGTAAAAAGTGCCCCAGAAATACACCGTAAAGAAGTAAAACAACCCTAGTGCTAGCAAATAAAGCGAGAAATCAGACCGATCCCAAATCAGAAGCGCAGCAATTAGCGGCATCCATAAATAATTTCGCAAAAATAGCGGAAAATCAAAGCAATAATACAGCACAAAAAGAGGGAGGGTCACCAGCAGCCCCAAACCAGTGGCACTCCAAAAGCTAGGATCAGACCAAATGCCAATATGGTAGAGCAGAAAGACGCCTACAACAAAAATCGGGGTAAACGGTTTTCCTTCATTAAATAAGTTCCAGCAGCGAGCTGCGACTATTTCAAACGATGAAGCTTTTTTCATATTAATCATCCTTCCGTGCGTTGCCATTCCATGATGGTTTTTTGTGACTCGTAAGCCGTCCAATCCAGGTTTTCATCTCGCGCCAATGTAAAGGCATTCGCACAAGTGAATACGCCCCTAACGTATAAGCAAATAGAAATTTAAATGTATGCGACACAAGCGCCGCTCTATAAGCATCCTTGCCATCCACGGCCAGCAAGACAAGTGACCCGCTCATCGTACTCTCATAAGTGCCTATCCCACCTGGGGTAATATGAAAAATTTGTCCGGCAATCGTCATACTATTCGCCCAAACGAGCGAGATTGTCCCAAGCTGCAAGCCGATCATGCGAGCAACAGCAAAGATAACACCTGCTTCTAGGATCCAGCTTAAAGCAATCAAGCCTACAATAACGAACCCTTTGCCAGAAAGCATTTTAAGATGAAAATAAGCCGAATGCTTGGCTATGAACGGGATTTTGCGAATCACAGGCAGGTAATGCGCTGTTGCGAAAATCACGGTTCCCCCAGCCAACACCGTCACCCAGATCCAAGATGAGGGAAGACCTAACCGAATAATACCGATTCCCCCAATTCCAGCAAGCACGAGCATATCAAGCAATCGCATGACCGCAACGGAATGGAACGCTTCCTCCCACGATTTCTCCCCATGCTTCATATATAAGCCAACACGAACGCCATCTCCCGCTTTCACAGGAAGTAGATGATTGACGAGCAAGCTATAGCTAATGGCATGAAAATAAATGCTGAATCGAACCTCAGATCCTGTGTAAATTCGCCAAGCCGCGGCCTTTAGAAGGAAGGAGAGCAGGTACACGACGAACATGAAGATCAACCACTCAGGTTGATGGAAAAGGAGCTCAATGTCGCGGAGCCATTCCTTCGAATCGAACCATTGCCATGTTAAAAAAATAGAACAAACGATCAAAAGGAGCGCCATATAACGAACAAATTGTTTCTTTGTTGGCATATTTGTTGTGACCTTCTTTTAGGTAAGGGTACCTCAAACTAGTTGTATGTGAGAATGAGAATCATGGTCAGTATAGGCGGTTTAGGGGGCTACGTCAACCTAATCTTACTCTTTTGGATAACGGATAGAATGACTATAGCGATTCTTTATCCGCATTCTCCTTATATGTTTGTTATCATGTTCTATAGGAGATCTGATGGATTTATTCGAAAGAGAGTGAAGCTAAATTATTAATGAAACAATCTATGTCAGCAGGCTTCGAGCAGCTGGTTGTGTTTTCGCCGAAGAGGAGGCCCGGTTACTTATCTCAGCAGCTCGGACGCCGGACGATCTCGTCACCATGGTGGATCGCCGAGTCGCCGGTTTGCCTCTCGAACACGTCATCGGATGGGCGGAGTTTTGCGGTCTAAAGATAGCCGTGGATCCAGGAGTCTTCGTACCTCGCCACCGTACAGAATTTCTCGTTCGCCAAGCCGCAGTCCTCGCACAGTCAGGAGCCGTAGTGGTCGACCTATGCTGCGGCTCAGGTGCTGTGGGCACAGCACTGGCTGCCGCCTTAGAACGGATCGAGCTGCACGCCACCGACATCGACCCAGCCGCAGTACGGTGTGCCCGCCGCAACGTCACTTCCGCCAGTGGTCACGTATATGAAGGCGACCTCTACGAGCCGCTGCCCGCCATTCTGCGAGGCCGCGTCGACATCTTGGTCGCCAACGCACCTTACGTCCCCACCGAGGCGATCAGGCTGCTGCCTCCCGAGGCTCGGATTCATGAGTCGCTAGTGGCGCTTGACGGGGGAGCGGATGGGCTTAACGTCCAGCGCCGGGTGGTGGCTGCTGCGCCAATCTGGCTGGCACCGGGTGGTCATCTTCTGGTCGAGACTAGTCAGCGACAGGCGCCGCAGACAGCCAAACTTTTCGCTAGCAATGGGCTGATCCCGCAGGTGGCCAGATTAGACGAACTGGACGCCACCGTCGTAATAGGAACCATGCCCGGCCTTTCCGCAAACGAGAGATGAACCCTGCTTAGCAGAGCAGCTTAATAAAACCCAGTCTAACACTTCATTTTGGTGTTTTGACTGGGTTTTTGTTTATTGAATTTGTTCGATTGTGAATGAATTGTGTTCATTACCCTCATTTTTCAGGTGGGCAATACCTTTTATACTAAATGTAAAGGTGTTATTGAAATGAAAGGCGGTTTACCCGGATGAAGCCTGAAACTAGCATTACTCACCCAAAGCTTTCTTCACGCAAAAAGACAACAGCATTCACCCTGAAAGGACGCTGGGAATCGCCCATAGCTGGTTATCTCTTTATTTCCCCGTGGTTACTTGGATTTCTGCTGTTAACCTTATGGCCGATGGTTCAATCGATGTATTATTCCTTCACTAAATATACGTTGTTAGATGCGCCTGAATGGATTGGCCTAAGAAACTATGAGCGTATTTTTGCAGACGATGAAATGTTTCGTCAATCATTGAAAATAACGATTCTTTTCGTCGTTTTATCCGTGCCCATCAAGCTCTTCAGCGCCTTAATGGTTGCGATAGTGCTCAATAAGAAAATAAAAGGGATTTCCGTGTATCGAACGTTCATCTATTTGCCTTCACTCATAGGGAGCAGCATTGCTGTAGCTATTCTCTGGCAAAATATTTTCGGTATCAACGGCTTTATCAATCGATTTTTAAGTTATTTCGGTATCGAGGGGATCAGTTGGATTAGCAATCCCAATACGGCATTAGGTACCTTAATTATTCTGGTTGCTTGGCAGTTTGGTTCTTCAATGGTTATTTTCCTAGCCGGATTAAAACAAATACCTGCCGAGTTATACGAGGCCTCTTCCGTGGATGGCGCATCTAAAGTCAGACAATTTTTCAGTATTACCTTACCTATGCTGTCGCCTGTACTATTGTTTAATCTCGTGCTGCAAACGATCGGTTCCTTTCAAATGTTTACGCAAGCTTTCATTATTACGAAAGGCGGACCCATTAACTCCACGTACATGTACGCTTTATACCTATATGATCGCGCCTTTTCTAGATATGAGATGGGTTATGCTTCCGCTCTGGCTTGGATACTCCTTGTGGTGATTGCGATCGTAACGGCTTTAATTTTCGCCTCATCCCGTTACTGGGTATTCTATGAAACCGAAGGAGGGAGAAAGAAATGATTGGAGCACGAACTTTTCGAACGCATTTCTTACTAGCGCTTTTTAGTCTAGTCATGATATATCCCATTTTATGGTGGGTGGGAGCCTCCTTTAAATCGAACGCGGAGATGAGCTCGCCCAGTCTTTTTCCTAAAGAGTGGTTATGGAGCAACTTCAGCCAAGGGTGGGTAGCTATCCCTAAGTTTACTTTTACTCATTTTTATTTAAATACCTTTGAATTGATTGCTGGAGTTCTTATCACTTCTATTCTTTCCTGCAGCTTGGTGGCTTTCGGTTTCGCACGATTGGATTTTCCATTGAAAAATTTCTGGTTTTCCATTCTAATGGTTACCCTCATGCTCCCCAGTCAAGTGACATTGGTTCCACAGTACATCATGTTTAATACATGGGGCTGGGTCAATACGTATCTGCCTTTCTATGTTCCACATGCCTTAGCAGGCGGTATCGGAGGACCGTTCTTCATCTTCTTGCTGGTGCAGTTTATCCGCGGCATTCCGCGGGAGTTGGATGAATCGGCCAAAATGGACGGCTGCAGCTGGTTCGGTATTTACTGGCGCATTGTGCTGCCGCTAACTAAGCCGGCTCTCGTAACGGTTGCCATTTATTGTTTCCTTTGGAATTGGGACGATTTCTTCGGACACTTGCTTTATATTAATTCTGTAAGTAAATACACCGTTGGTCTTGCCTTGAAGCTGTTCGTCGATGGCCAGTCTGCACTTCCGTGGGGACAATTGCTAGCCATGTCGCTCGTTTCTATTCTCCCTGCATTGATTGTGTTTTTCATGGCGCAGCGCCATTTTGTCGATGGCATTGCTTCGGGTGCAGTGAAAGGATAGAATAATAGAAAAAAGGAAAAAGGTTGCGCTACCTGCAGCCTTTTTTCCACTTTTATGGAAGTAAATGAGGAGGAGCTGCTGTGTTTAACTTATTCAAGCGTGTTCGCATCGGTCGCCTGTTCTTTGGAAGCTTCGCCGCGTTCATTGCCGTGCTGCTGCTCATTTCCTCCTGGATCAGCTACAGCCTAACTTCTCGCGAGTTAGCTGACAATACCGCCAATTATCAGCAGGATCTGTTAAATGAATTGAATAAGCGCCTGGTCACTCAGTTGAACTCTATTGAGCAAATGTCTCTTGCAGCCTCCAGAAATATCGATATCATTGGGTTTGATCCGCTAGATACCGACTTATTCGAGCGTAATAAACGCAAACAAGATTTGGAAGCACTACTTGCCAGCATTACCTATAGCACGACAATGGTGCAATCCATTTATTTATATATCGAACATCCGTTCGTTTCAGATGCTCAGGGACCAATTCGCGTTTATGATTTGCGGAAAGTGAAGGACGAGGATTGGTTTTCAGATATCCAGAATAACGATTTTGCTTGGATTAAAGAACGTACGATTCAAACCAATAAAGGCTCGCTGCCGGTTACCAGCTTTGCAAGAAAGCTATACAATAACTCGGGCATCTATTACGGCTTGCTCCTGCTTAATGTGAAATCATCCGAGATCCAGAATTTGATTCGAGGTGAAACGGAGGGAAGAAGCAGACTATTAGTTGATGCAGGCGGCAGAACAATTGCTTCAATAGGCGATTCCAACCTGCCTGAGAGTGAACTCGAGAACATTAGGCAGATTAAGGAGAAGTCCGGGAGTGTTCATTTATCAGCCAAACAACAAAGTGAATCCTTACTTGTATGGAGCAAATCCCCTTCGAACTGGACACTAGTTGAGGTGACTCCATGGAAGAACATCATTGGCGGCAGTATTCGATTAGCGCTAATTCTCTTATCCGTTGGCTTATCCGCCATTTTTATCGCTTCCTTTTTTACTTTCTTCATATCCAGACAATTTACCAATCCCATTCGGCTTTTGGTTGCTTTTATGAATAAACTTCCCGATCGGGGTCTTGTTTCGGACTTGCCTACGGACTATACCAATGAGTTTGGCAATTTATTTAACGGTTATCGGAAACAAATGGAACGAATTGAAGAACTTTTAATCTCATTGAAAGCTCAGCATAAGCGCCAACGCGAAGCCGAAATTAAGGCGCTGCAGGCCATGATTAATCCCCATTTTCTGTACAACACATTGGATCAATTGAATTGGTTAGCAATTGATTCCGGTCAAACGAAAATCAGTAAGATCCTTTCTTTAATGGGTAAAATGTTTCGTATCGGCCTATCCAATGGTGAAACTTTGATTCCCATCGCAGATGAGATGACGCATGTTGAATGTTATTTGCAAATTCAGCAAATTCGTTGGGGTGATCGCTTAGCGTTCACCATCTCTGTCGACGAAACAGCCAAAGACCTCTTTGTGCCGAGACTAACCCTGCAGCCTTTTATCGAAAATGCGATCATTCACGGTTTTCACGGGCGCAAGAAAGGCGAAATCCGCGTGAGTGTGCAGCTGCTAGGGCAAGACATCCAATTTCAAGTTTCGGATGATGGCGTTGGGCTGCGACCCGACTGGGATCAACCTAAGGCAAGGAAAACAGGCGGTTACGGATTGCGAAATGTGAAAGAACGCATTGAGGCTTATTTCGGGCCTCCTTATGGGGTCCATCTTACAAGTACGGAAGGGAAGGGCACCGAAGTCACCATTCTATTGCCGCAAATCCAAAAAAAAGAAGAAGTCGAGGAGAGGTATCATGTGGAAAATACTCATTATTGATGACGACTTTCAAGTGTTGGAAGGTATGAAGAAGGCGATTCCTTGGGAGTCCATTGACGCCGTATTAGTCGGTGAAGCGAGTGATGGCGCCGAAGGTCTTGAGATGGTTAATAGAGCCCAACCGGATATTGTGATTACGGATATCTACATGCCTGTGATGAACGGCCTGGAAATGATTGAAAAGCTCCGGGAGGCTAATTTCCCTGGTGAACTGATCATCCTAAGCGGTTACGCCGATTTCCAGTATGCACGGCAGGCTCTGCGGCTGCAGGTGAGTGACTATTTGTCCAAGCCCGTAACCATTGAAGAGCTGGGGGCTGTGCTGGCCAAAGTCATTAAAGAATTGGAAATAAAAGAACTGAAAAAAATAGAGCAAGAAGAAGTCAAAAGAAGGCTGATGATGTATGAGCCCTTTGTCCAACAAGAATGGTTGAAGTCGGTCATTACTGGCACCTTTAATGAAACGATTGCCGCGGAAAGCATTCTGCTATCTGAACAAGCCTACTGGCTGCAAAGAAACCACATCGTGATGGGTATAGAGCTGATGAGTACAGTTCGCACAGCTAACCTATCGCTAATCGATTGGAACTTGTTTCGTTTTGCATTGGCCAATATTATTAGAGAAATCTTGGCCGAAGATTGGCCGGAGTCCGACTTCATTGAGCTTCACAGCCATCATGCTGCGATTATGTTTCATGTTGAGCGTTCAAGTTCGAAAGATGATGCGATGCGTAGAATTCAATTGATTGGCGAGCGTATCACAGACTGTGTCCTTACTTACCTGCGCCTAACGATCCGTCTAGGGTTAGGCCAGATGAAGCATTCCTGGCAGGAAATTTCAGACTCCACCGAGGAAGCCTTTCTAGATTTATTGCAAATGTCTATCATCCCGACACTTACTGGAGACCAGCGATCTACCGTTCCATCCGAGAAAGAACTGGCTATTCGTCCAGTTAAGTTTTAT
It contains:
- a CDS encoding glycosyltransferase family 2 protein; amino-acid sequence: MTKKKIIVFMPAHNEEENISGVIARVPRDFHPHYEVEVLVIDDGSKDRTVAASEAAGADHIVSFPHNKGLGAAVREGLKQCCLLGADIGIMIDADNEYPPEQIPDVLAPIIAGRADYTFGSRFKGQIQGMKLHRRLGNYTFTLLQAVLLRRWIYDGQSGMRGFSRDAMENAVIVHDYNYAQVLTLNLVRQGYRLEEIPISYQVRTKGQSFIKFRQYVTSVLPAIYKEMRRPVSKRNVNPQTNRDDAGV
- a CDS encoding alkaline phosphatase family protein, translating into MKKASSFEIVAARCWNLFNEGKPFTPIFVVGVFLLYHIGIWSDPSFWSATGLGLLVTLPLFVLYYCFDFPLFLRNYLWMPLIAALLIWDRSDFSLYLLALGLFYFFTVYFWGTFYYHLRIGTTWWNFTRFWKLVLKNSDSTSGNAQEQMPKFLLLLFVWNHYYRQFEAGVSADVGTGLLFVGGLLIYSFILHWYIFDWKPAEIPTYTRDSSDVQAGGQALNKKVIVIVVDGMRKERFEEADAPFMKKLRAEGTEYAQMETVYPARTVVCFSSMFTGTYPREHGIRSNMVWRLGIRVESIFDSLRKVGKKGRLLGIAHLIDSMGDDVESVTAVMHNDVADRNIIERAKKIMAEQNPDLLVAQLIGVDQTGHSRGVLYDDYTQKIAEADKLIEEFVGWLEERGMMENTTLIICADHGQADGIGGHGHLDEGERYVPFFLHGKTIEAGHRIDEKHSLVSMAPTLAYLLGAPFPSHSRGPVLTEAIKHHD
- a CDS encoding lysylphosphatidylglycerol synthase transmembrane domain-containing protein, encoding MPTKKQFVRYMALLLIVCSIFLTWQWFDSKEWLRDIELLFHQPEWLIFMFVVYLLSFLLKAAAWRIYTGSEVRFSIYFHAISYSLLVNHLLPVKAGDGVRVGLYMKHGEKSWEEAFHSVAVMRLLDMLVLAGIGGIGIIRLGLPSSWIWVTVLAGGTVIFATAHYLPVIRKIPFIAKHSAYFHLKMLSGKGFVIVGLIALSWILEAGVIFAVARMIGLQLGTISLVWANSMTIAGQIFHITPGGIGTYESTMSGSLVLLAVDGKDAYRAALVSHTFKFLFAYTLGAYSLVRMPLHWREMKTWIGRLTSHKKPSWNGNARKDD
- a CDS encoding putative protein N(5)-glutamine methyltransferase, whose translation is MINETIYVSRLRAAGCVFAEEEARLLISAARTPDDLVTMVDRRVAGLPLEHVIGWAEFCGLKIAVDPGVFVPRHRTEFLVRQAAVLAQSGAVVVDLCCGSGAVGTALAAALERIELHATDIDPAAVRCARRNVTSASGHVYEGDLYEPLPAILRGRVDILVANAPYVPTEAIRLLPPEARIHESLVALDGGADGLNVQRRVVAAAPIWLAPGGHLLVETSQRQAPQTAKLFASNGLIPQVARLDELDATVVIGTMPGLSANER
- a CDS encoding carbohydrate ABC transporter permease, yielding MKPETSITHPKLSSRKKTTAFTLKGRWESPIAGYLFISPWLLGFLLLTLWPMVQSMYYSFTKYTLLDAPEWIGLRNYERIFADDEMFRQSLKITILFVVLSVPIKLFSALMVAIVLNKKIKGISVYRTFIYLPSLIGSSIAVAILWQNIFGINGFINRFLSYFGIEGISWISNPNTALGTLIILVAWQFGSSMVIFLAGLKQIPAELYEASSVDGASKVRQFFSITLPMLSPVLLFNLVLQTIGSFQMFTQAFIITKGGPINSTYMYALYLYDRAFSRYEMGYASALAWILLVVIAIVTALIFASSRYWVFYETEGGRKK
- a CDS encoding carbohydrate ABC transporter permease, with amino-acid sequence MIGARTFRTHFLLALFSLVMIYPILWWVGASFKSNAEMSSPSLFPKEWLWSNFSQGWVAIPKFTFTHFYLNTFELIAGVLITSILSCSLVAFGFARLDFPLKNFWFSILMVTLMLPSQVTLVPQYIMFNTWGWVNTYLPFYVPHALAGGIGGPFFIFLLVQFIRGIPRELDESAKMDGCSWFGIYWRIVLPLTKPALVTVAIYCFLWNWDDFFGHLLYINSVSKYTVGLALKLFVDGQSALPWGQLLAMSLVSILPALIVFFMAQRHFVDGIASGAVKG
- a CDS encoding sensor histidine kinase; protein product: MFNLFKRVRIGRLFFGSFAAFIAVLLLISSWISYSLTSRELADNTANYQQDLLNELNKRLVTQLNSIEQMSLAASRNIDIIGFDPLDTDLFERNKRKQDLEALLASITYSTTMVQSIYLYIEHPFVSDAQGPIRVYDLRKVKDEDWFSDIQNNDFAWIKERTIQTNKGSLPVTSFARKLYNNSGIYYGLLLLNVKSSEIQNLIRGETEGRSRLLVDAGGRTIASIGDSNLPESELENIRQIKEKSGSVHLSAKQQSESLLVWSKSPSNWTLVEVTPWKNIIGGSIRLALILLSVGLSAIFIASFFTFFISRQFTNPIRLLVAFMNKLPDRGLVSDLPTDYTNEFGNLFNGYRKQMERIEELLISLKAQHKRQREAEIKALQAMINPHFLYNTLDQLNWLAIDSGQTKISKILSLMGKMFRIGLSNGETLIPIADEMTHVECYLQIQQIRWGDRLAFTISVDETAKDLFVPRLTLQPFIENAIIHGFHGRKKGEIRVSVQLLGQDIQFQVSDDGVGLRPDWDQPKARKTGGYGLRNVKERIEAYFGPPYGVHLTSTEGKGTEVTILLPQIQKKEEVEERYHVENTHY
- a CDS encoding response regulator transcription factor produces the protein MWKILIIDDDFQVLEGMKKAIPWESIDAVLVGEASDGAEGLEMVNRAQPDIVITDIYMPVMNGLEMIEKLREANFPGELIILSGYADFQYARQALRLQVSDYLSKPVTIEELGAVLAKVIKELEIKELKKIEQEEVKRRLMMYEPFVQQEWLKSVITGTFNETIAAESILLSEQAYWLQRNHIVMGIELMSTVRTANLSLIDWNLFRFALANIIREILAEDWPESDFIELHSHHAAIMFHVERSSSKDDAMRRIQLIGERITDCVLTYLRLTIRLGLGQMKHSWQEISDSTEEAFLDLLQMSIIPTLTGDQRSTVPSEKELAIRPVKFYQELAEAIVYSKEETAAQIVEAYINRLQTMSTITPAYLQYLCTELWAIFAYSLYSVGIVLDELFPDMKLQSEIIQIQTPEQLQEWLRGKIHIIATSRHWNENSKHKEAVDFMIQYAHDHYAEEISLEDMSKQLYLSRNYLNQIFKKATGETFTNYVIQVRMKKAQALLAEGKYLIYEVSEKVGYKNVPYFSSIFKKYNGISPSEVSKSGL